The following proteins come from a genomic window of Acinonyx jubatus isolate Ajub_Pintada_27869175 chromosome C1, VMU_Ajub_asm_v1.0, whole genome shotgun sequence:
- the SSBP3 gene encoding single-stranded DNA-binding protein 3 isoform X9 — protein MPGGPIPPGFFQGPPGSQPSPHAQPPPHNPSSMMGPHSQPFMSPRYAGGPRPPIRMGNQPPGGVPGTQPLLPNSMDPTRQQGHPNMGGSMQRMNPPRGMGPMGPGPQTDPWLSLQNYGSGMRPPPNSLGPAMPGINMGPGAGRPWPNPNSANSIPYSSSSPGTYVGPPGGGGPPGTPIMPSPADSTNSSDNIYTMINPVPPGGSRSNFPMGPGSDGPMGGMGGMEPHHMNGSLGSGDIDGLPKNSPNNISGISNPPGTPRDDGELGGNFLHSFQNDNYSPSMTMSV, from the exons GGTCCTCCGGGGTCACAGCCCTCGCCGCACGCACAGCCTCCACCTCACAATCCCAGCAGCATGATGGGACCCCACAGTCAG CCTTTTATGTCACCGCGATACGCAGGCGGCCCCAGGCCCCCGATCAGAATGGGAAACCAG CCTCCAGGAGGAGTTCCTGGGACCCAGCCACTGCTGCCCAATTCCATGGATCCCACCCGACAACAAG GGCACCCCAACATGGGAGGATCAATGCAGAGAATGAACCCTCCCCGAGGCATGGGACCCATGGGGCCCGGCCCACAG ACTGACCCTTGGTTATCGTTGCAGAATTACGGCAGCGGCATGAGACCACCACCCAACTCCCTCGGCCCCGCCATGCCCGGGATTAACAT gggcCCGGGAGCTGGCAGACCCTGGCCAAATCCTAACAGTGCTAACTCA attccatactCCTCTTCATCACCTGGTACCTACGTG GGACCTCCTGGCGGTGGTGGCCCCCCAGGAACACCCATCATGCCTAGTCCTGCAG ATTCAACAAATTCCAGTGACAACATCTACACAATGATTAATCCGGTGCCGCCTGGAGGCAGCCGGTCCAAC TTCCCGATGGGTCCAGGCTCGGACGGCCCGATGGGAGGCATGGGCGGCATGGAACCACACCACATGAACGGATCGTTAG ggtCAGGTGACATAGATGGACTTCCAAAA aatTCTCCTAACAACATAAGTGGCATTAGCAATCCTCCAGGCACCCCTCGAGACGATGGTGAGCTAGGAGGGAACTTCCTCCACTCCTTCCAGAATGACAAT TATTCTCCAAGCATGACGATGAGCGTGTGA
- the SSBP3 gene encoding single-stranded DNA-binding protein 3 isoform X10 — translation MPGGPIPPGFFQPFMSPRYAGGPRPPIRMGNQPPGGVPGTQPLLPNSMDPTRQQGHPNMGGSMQRMNPPRGMGPMGPGPQTDPWLSLQNYGSGMRPPPNSLGPAMPGINMGPGAGRPWPNPNSANSIPYSSSSPGTYVGPPGGGGPPGTPIMPSPADSTNSSDNIYTMINPVPPGGSRSNFPMGPGSDGPMGGMGGMEPHHMNGSLGSGDIDGLPKNSPNNISGISNPPGTPRDDGELGGNFLHSFQNDNYSPSMTMSV, via the exons CCTTTTATGTCACCGCGATACGCAGGCGGCCCCAGGCCCCCGATCAGAATGGGAAACCAG CCTCCAGGAGGAGTTCCTGGGACCCAGCCACTGCTGCCCAATTCCATGGATCCCACCCGACAACAAG GGCACCCCAACATGGGAGGATCAATGCAGAGAATGAACCCTCCCCGAGGCATGGGACCCATGGGGCCCGGCCCACAG ACTGACCCTTGGTTATCGTTGCAGAATTACGGCAGCGGCATGAGACCACCACCCAACTCCCTCGGCCCCGCCATGCCCGGGATTAACAT gggcCCGGGAGCTGGCAGACCCTGGCCAAATCCTAACAGTGCTAACTCA attccatactCCTCTTCATCACCTGGTACCTACGTG GGACCTCCTGGCGGTGGTGGCCCCCCAGGAACACCCATCATGCCTAGTCCTGCAG ATTCAACAAATTCCAGTGACAACATCTACACAATGATTAATCCGGTGCCGCCTGGAGGCAGCCGGTCCAAC TTCCCGATGGGTCCAGGCTCGGACGGCCCGATGGGAGGCATGGGCGGCATGGAACCACACCACATGAACGGATCGTTAG ggtCAGGTGACATAGATGGACTTCCAAAA aatTCTCCTAACAACATAAGTGGCATTAGCAATCCTCCAGGCACCCCTCGAGACGATGGTGAGCTAGGAGGGAACTTCCTCCACTCCTTCCAGAATGACAAT TATTCTCCAAGCATGACGATGAGCGTGTGA